TAAAAAGCAGGGTACTCTCCATTCTTTGTGCCATTTTAACCGTATGCGGAGTACTCACCGGATTATTCGTATTACTTGTTCCCCCAATGATTGAAGAGTTTGGCAAGGTCAATAATCTAATTATGACTTATATTTCAGGTGGATCGAATATGAAAGTATTTCCTCAGGTTATTACAGATTTCATAAACAAAAATCTGGATGCCAACGAATTGAGCAAAGTATTCAGCGAAGAGAACATTGCCAGCCTCACAAAAAATGCTCTGCCTAAACTATGGACATTGCTATCTGAGTCTCTGGATATTCTATTCAGCATTATTGCTTCATTTATCATTCTTCTATATACTGTATTTATTCTTCTTGATTACGAAGCCATTGCCGACGGATGGATTGAGCTCGTTCCAAGCAAATACAGACATTTTGCTTCAAATGTGACCAACGATCTAAAAAAAGGAATGAACCGTTACTTTCGTGGACAAGCATTTGTTGCCTTATGCGTTGGGATACTTTCAGGCATTGGATTTCTAATAATTGATTATCCATTAGCCCTCGGACTTGGTCTTTTAATCGGTGTACTAAGTCTGATACCTTATATGAAGGTAATTGCCCTATTCCCTGCATTCATTTTAGGATTACTGAAGGTTGCCGATACAGGAGAAAGTGCATGGATTGTTCTTGGTTCAGCTTTAATAGTCTTCGTAATTATACAAGCCATTGAAGATTCATTTATTGTGCCCAACGTTATGGGAAGGATTACAGGACTCAACCCCGCCATCATTTTACTATCTCTGTCCATTTGGGGATCCTTACTTGGAATACTTGGAATGATCATCGCCCTTCCTACTACAACTCTTTTGCTATCATATTACCGAAGATACGTAATTCATCGTGAAAGAATTATTGATTCTAATAACGCTGATTATCAGAAAGAAACGGATAAAGTCAAAAAATAGAACTAATATTTTTATAGAAAAAATTTGGAGCGTAAAGAAAAAGCTGTATCTTTGCACCCGCTAAAGAGAACTAAGCGTAACGATTCGCTAGCTCAGCTGGTAGAGCACAACACTTTTAATGTTGGGGTCCTGGGTTCGAGCCCCAGGCGGGTCACAGAAGTTCATCTCTAATGTAAAAAGCCTTCTAAATTCAATTTAGAAGGCTTTTTTATTTCTACCACTTATCATTCTTGCCACTCCAGAAAAATTTAACATTCCTACAAGAATTCGGACTAATCCCCGAAAAACTATATTTGCCGGATGCTAATAATGTATTATGAGAATTTGCGCAAGTGCGTAGCTTTCAAATTTAGCAAAAGTACATATTTGTAATACAAACCATACTTTCTGGAAAATCACTCCAGAGTATAGCAAAACTCCGGTCTGCTTTTTTAAATACCTCTAGACTCATTTATGAATCCTTGTACAAAAGAATGCATTCTTCTGTACAAAACAATTAATTCTTTTGTACAGAAGAATTAATTGTTTTGTACAAGATAACACAAACATCATTCCTGAAGAATAAAAAACGTCTCGGGAGAAAAAATAAACCTCACCGCATCTTTATGAAAAGCGAAGGTGGTCTGCGTGGCTTTTATATCTCCGCGTAGCTTTTTTCATAAAGCCACGCGCTTGTATATCGTTTTCTATCAACCACTTAAAGCTGTCACGCGTAGCTGCGTAGCTTTTTTAAAGAAACAACAAATTTTCTGGGATGTTTTATAGTCCAGAAACAGGGTATACACATTAAAATAATTAAGTTTTCATGATTTTAGCCAAATATTCCTCCTCATCAAAGTAAATCAGATCAGAGAGAAAGTATGCTCAAAGAAGTAAAAGATTCACAGACAAAAGGATTTAGCATTAATAAAAACAACTAGAATACTACATAGTGCAAAGCAGACTATTAGGAAATACGATCTGATAGGCTATTATGTTAAGGAAGATTTCAACAAAGGAAAAGCTTGAAAATATTTTTCTAGAGGTTCGGGGCATGGGATTTAAAGAGGAATTGATTCTTAAACCTTAAAAAAGAAAAATAGTCCTATA
This genomic interval from uncultured Bacteroides sp. contains the following:
- a CDS encoding AI-2E family transporter → MLEKKITFDSFIRFIFGLAIVFGILFLFNQLSAVLLPFFIAWLIAYFMYPLVRFFQYKLKLKSRVLSILCAILTVCGVLTGLFVLLVPPMIEEFGKVNNLIMTYISGGSNMKVFPQVITDFINKNLDANELSKVFSEENIASLTKNALPKLWTLLSESLDILFSIIASFIILLYTVFILLDYEAIADGWIELVPSKYRHFASNVTNDLKKGMNRYFRGQAFVALCVGILSGIGFLIIDYPLALGLGLLIGVLSLIPYMKVIALFPAFILGLLKVADTGESAWIVLGSALIVFVIIQAIEDSFIVPNVMGRITGLNPAIILLSLSIWGSLLGILGMIIALPTTTLLLSYYRRYVIHRERIIDSNNADYQKETDKVKK